A stretch of the Medicago truncatula cultivar Jemalong A17 chromosome 5, MtrunA17r5.0-ANR, whole genome shotgun sequence genome encodes the following:
- the LOC11415704 gene encoding WAT1-related protein At4g15540 yields MVTEGGVTAIMIVTQFVEVGGDTLMKSATKDGMSIFIFIFYSNILALCFLLPSTLFHHRKRSPPPISTSIFCRMLLLSCLFTAVQILMNTGIGYSSPTLASAMVDLVPAFTFILAVISRMEVLNMKKHSSQAKIIGTLVSIVGALTVTLYKGMPLINGAFQNIEMGATEIYLLGKSDWIIGAFLLATASFLLSVLFITETWTIKAYPEELLVTSICISLVVIQSGIVALIVEGNSNAWILKPNKELVAVCFSAIFVVSLRSVVNKWAFRKKGPIYVAMFNPLRVVIALGMGILFLGNNLYLGSMIGASIIVIGFYAVMWAQAQEEHTTSENDFLPSSSTPLLSTKNIDH; encoded by the exons atggtgactGAAGGAGGTGTAACAGCAATAATGATCGTAACTCAGTTTGTGGAAGTGGGTGGTGATACTCTAATGAAATCAGCCACAAAAGATggaatgagtatttttattttcattttttattcaaacatTTTGGCCCTATGTTTCCTTCTACCATCCACTCTCTTCCACCATAGGAAAAGATCTCCTCCTCCAATTTCAACGTCAATTTTCTGCAGAATGCTTCTTCTTAGTTGTCTCTT TACTGCAGTGCAGATTTTAATGAATACTGGAATTGGATATAGCTCTCCCACATTGGCATCTGCTATGGTTGACCTTGTCCCTGCTTTCACGTTCATACTTGCTGTAATTTCAAG GATGGAAGTTCTAAATATGAAAAAGCATAGCAGCCAGGCAAAGATTATTGGTACATTGGTCTCCATTGTGGGGGCATTAACCGTGACATTATATAAAGGGATGCCATTGATTAATGGTGCCTTTCAAAATATAGAAATGGGAGCAACTGAAATTTACCTATTAGGGAAATCAGACTGGATAATTGGTGCTTTTCTTCTTGCAACTGCTAGCTTTCTCCTTTCAGTTTTATTTATTACCGAG ACTTGGACTATCAAGGCTTATCCTGAAGAACTACTAGTAACATCTATTTGTATTAGCTTGGTGGTAATACAATCAGGCATTGTAGCTCTTATTGTTGAGGGAAATTCAAATGCTTGGATACTTAAACCTAACAAGGAGTTGGTAGCAGTGTGTTTTTCA GCAATATTTGTGGTATCATTGAGGAGTGTTGTAAACAAATGGGCATTTCGTAAAAAAGGACCAATATATGTAGCTATGTTCAACCCTTTAAGAGTGGTCATTGCACTTGGCATGGGGATATTATTTTTGGGAAACAATCTTTATCTTGGAAG CATGATTGGAGCTTCTATCATAGTCATTGGATTTTATGCTGTGATGTGGGCACAAGCTCAAGAGGAGCACACAACAAGTGAAAATGATTTTCTCCCATCTTCTTCAACACCTTTGTTGTCAACCAAAAACATTGACCACTAG